A genomic segment from Spinacia oleracea cultivar Varoflay chromosome 3, BTI_SOV_V1, whole genome shotgun sequence encodes:
- the LOC110777008 gene encoding F-box protein At5g67140, translating into MAETEKEESEEIEKLPTDILSHIFFLFSTFTDLAQASCVCKKWREGVKQSLGRRQSLSFYGCKMDDDSTSRLVHLAFSLKELDISRSRWGCQITDYGLFEISMAKCISNLTSISIWGMTGITDNGVVQLVSRATSLQNLNIGGTFITDESLFAIGNNCLHLKTIVLWSCRHVTEIGLLYLVNKCRKLQSINVWGTRVPLDCFIGLRNISPALQIKPIGLLHNAEAITV; encoded by the exons ATGGCGGAAACAGAGAAAGAAGAATCAGAAGAAATTGAAAAGCTTCCTACTGATATTCTTTCTCACATCTTCTTCCTTTTCTCTACTTTCACTGATTTAGCTCA GGCAAGCTGTGTGTGTAAGAAATGGAGGGAAGGGGTGAAGCAATCATTGGGAAGAAGACAAAGTTTGAGCTTTTATGGGTGTAAAATGGATGATGACTCTACTTCTCGCCTCGTTCACCTTGCCTTCTCTCTCAAGGAACTTGACAT TTCAAGGAGTAGATGGGGTTGTCAAATAACAGACTATGGGCTGTTTGAGATATCAATGGCAAAGTGTATTAGCAATTTGACCTCAATTTCAATATGGGGTATGACAGGAATCACAGACAACGGTGTTGTGCAATTG GTCTCAAGAGCAACTTCCTTGCAGAACCTCAACATCGGCGGAACATTCATTACTGATGAATCCTTGTTTGCAATTGGAAACAATTGTCTGCATTTGAAG ACAATAGTGTTGTGGAGCTGCCGCCATGTGACCGAGATTGGACTTCTATACCTCGTAAACAAATGTAGGAAGCTGCAATCGATAAATGTTTGGGGTACAAGAGTTCCCCTTGACTGCTTCATTGGCCTGCGCAATATCAGCCCTGCTCTACAGATCAAACCAATAGGGCTCCTTCATAATGCTGAAGCTATCACTGTATGA